The following are encoded together in the Pseudomonas maumuensis genome:
- a CDS encoding peptidoglycan DD-metalloendopeptidase family protein: MPPTRLLLFCALLTASASSLGMTIYKTTDTYGVVSYSDRPSAGAKAFVFREPMVERLDGQVRLKTEDFAGGVRFVARNELFVPMEVELRVERLANAQGGNAPRIVRRLVPPRSNLILSVVQARQGARLKYDTKFRYAMGDPGQRPQGYRYPFPWKGGPFRLSQGPNGRFSHFGPKGRYAMDIAMPEGTPIIAARGGVVVKIENNQSGRGNNPAGNFVRILHSDGTMGVYLHLMRGSVVVGEGQRVAQGQALAKSGNTGNSSGPHLHFVVQRNVGLALESIPYQFDRPIGGLPDFTAGNP, from the coding sequence ATGCCGCCCACCCGACTGCTGCTGTTCTGTGCCTTGCTCACGGCCTCGGCGTCGAGCCTGGGCATGACCATCTACAAGACCACCGACACCTATGGCGTGGTTTCCTATTCCGACCGGCCCAGCGCCGGCGCCAAGGCCTTCGTGTTCCGCGAACCCATGGTCGAGCGCCTGGACGGTCAGGTACGCCTGAAGACCGAGGATTTCGCCGGTGGCGTGCGTTTCGTCGCGCGTAACGAGCTGTTCGTGCCGATGGAGGTTGAACTGCGTGTGGAGCGTCTGGCCAATGCCCAGGGCGGTAACGCCCCGCGCATCGTCCGGCGCTTGGTACCGCCGCGCTCGAACCTGATCCTCAGCGTGGTGCAGGCTCGCCAAGGGGCTCGCCTCAAGTACGACACCAAGTTCCGCTACGCCATGGGCGACCCGGGCCAGCGCCCGCAGGGCTACCGTTATCCGTTCCCCTGGAAGGGTGGGCCGTTCCGTCTGAGCCAGGGCCCCAATGGTCGTTTCAGCCACTTCGGGCCCAAGGGCCGCTACGCCATGGATATCGCCATGCCCGAAGGCACGCCGATCATCGCGGCACGCGGCGGGGTGGTGGTGAAGATCGAGAACAACCAGAGCGGGCGGGGCAACAATCCGGCGGGCAATTTCGTCAGGATCCTGCACTCGGACGGCACCATGGGCGTTTACCTGCACCTGATGCGCGGCTCGGTGGTGGTGGGCGAGGGGCAGCGTGTGGCCCAGGGGCAGGCGCTGGCCAAATCGGGCAACACCGGCAACAGCAGCGGGCCGCACCTGCATTTCGTGGTGCAGCGCAATGTGGGGCTGGCGCTGGAGTCGATCCCGTATCAGTTCGACCGGCCGATTGGCGGGTTGCCGGACTTTACCGCAGGGAACCCGTGA
- a CDS encoding response regulator: MSKVNVLVVDDAPFIRDLVRKCLRNAFPGMVIEDAVNGRKAMAMLSKERFDLVLCDWEMPEMSGLELLTWCRQQEEMKTMQFIMVTSRGDKENVIQAIQAGVSDFVGKPFTNEQLLTKVKKSLTRIGKLDSLMSSAPARVNSAFANDSLSALTGGRPEAAKVAAPAPAAAAAKPLINAPTPKPAAATAQSGRGQGQLRLASGPQPCVIKALSLKEALLVVRRSANLPQVLEGAVLDLEQGENAETARLNGYLHAIAALEPKPESDWLQLTFKFVDQDAQKLDYLSRLIARGTAQKHFTPGA, encoded by the coding sequence ATGAGTAAAGTGAATGTGCTGGTCGTGGATGATGCCCCGTTCATCCGCGATCTGGTAAGGAAGTGCCTGCGTAATGCCTTCCCCGGCATGGTGATCGAGGACGCGGTCAACGGCCGCAAGGCCATGGCCATGCTGAGCAAGGAACGTTTCGACCTGGTCCTGTGCGACTGGGAAATGCCGGAGATGTCCGGCCTCGAACTGCTGACCTGGTGCCGCCAGCAGGAAGAGATGAAGACCATGCAGTTCATCATGGTGACCAGCCGTGGCGACAAGGAGAACGTGATCCAGGCCATCCAGGCCGGTGTTTCCGACTTCGTCGGCAAGCCGTTCACCAACGAGCAGCTGCTGACCAAGGTGAAGAAGTCGCTGACCAGGATCGGCAAGCTCGACAGCCTGATGTCCAGCGCGCCGGCGCGGGTCAACTCGGCGTTCGCCAACGACTCGCTCAGCGCCCTGACCGGTGGTCGCCCGGAAGCGGCCAAGGTCGCGGCTCCGGCGCCTGCCGCCGCGGCTGCCAAGCCACTGATCAACGCACCGACGCCGAAGCCCGCCGCCGCCACGGCGCAGAGCGGTCGCGGCCAAGGTCAGCTGCGCCTGGCCAGCGGTCCTCAGCCGTGCGTGATCAAGGCCCTGAGCCTCAAGGAAGCCTTGCTGGTAGTACGCCGCAGCGCCAACCTGCCACAGGTGCTCGAAGGCGCGGTGCTGGACCTGGAGCAAGGCGAGAACGCCGAAACGGCGCGGCTGAATGGCTACCTGCACGCCATTGCGGCGTTGGAACCCAAGCCTGAGAGCGACTGGCTGCAGTTGACGTTCAAGTTCGTCGACCAGGATGCGCAAAAACTCGACTACCTGTCGCGGCTGATCGCCCGCGGCACGGCGCAGAAGCACTTCACACCTGGCGCCTGA
- the phoU gene encoding phosphate signaling complex protein PhoU gives MINKESLTHHISQQFNAELEEVRSHLLAMGGLVEKQVNDAVTALIEADSGLAQQVREVDEQINQMERNIDEECVRILARRQPAASDLRLIISISKSVIDLERIGDESTKIARRAIQLCEEGESPRGYVEVRHIGDQVRNMVRDALDAFARFDADLALSVAQYDKTIDREYKTALRELVTYMMEDPRSISRVLSVIWALRSLERIGDHARNISELVIYLVRGTDVRHMGLKRMKAEVQGEAFDEGEIANVPAEPDDK, from the coding sequence ATGATCAACAAAGAAAGCCTTACCCACCACATCTCCCAGCAGTTCAACGCCGAGCTCGAGGAGGTGCGCAGCCACCTGCTGGCCATGGGCGGGCTGGTGGAGAAACAGGTGAACGACGCCGTCACCGCGCTGATCGAGGCCGATTCTGGCCTTGCCCAGCAGGTGCGCGAGGTCGATGAACAGATCAACCAGATGGAGCGCAACATCGACGAGGAGTGCGTGCGCATCCTCGCCCGTCGCCAGCCGGCGGCCTCCGACCTGCGCCTGATCATCAGCATCTCCAAGTCGGTGATCGACCTCGAGCGCATCGGTGATGAATCGACCAAGATCGCCCGTCGTGCCATCCAGCTGTGCGAGGAAGGCGAGTCGCCGCGTGGTTATGTCGAGGTGCGCCATATCGGCGACCAGGTGCGCAACATGGTCCGCGACGCGCTGGACGCCTTCGCCCGCTTCGACGCCGACCTGGCGCTGTCGGTGGCCCAATACGACAAGACCATCGACCGCGAGTACAAGACGGCGCTGCGCGAACTGGTCACCTACATGATGGAAGATCCACGCTCGATCTCCCGCGTATTGAGCGTGATCTGGGCCCTGCGTTCGCTGGAGCGCATCGGCGACCACGCACGCAACATATCCGAGCTGGTGATCTACCTGGTGCGTGGTACCGACGTACGGCACATGGGCCTCAAGCGCATGAAGGCCGAGGTGCAGGGCGAAGCGTTCGATGAGGGCGAAATCGCTAATGTTCCGGCTGAACCGGACGATAAATAG
- the pstB gene encoding phosphate ABC transporter ATP-binding protein PstB, translated as MQHESHAHGIDMSALGRDKQSLRLAEETVAIEVPGLSLFYGDKQALFDVSMNIPKQRVTAFIGPSGCGKSTLLRTFNRMNDLVDGCRVEGAINLYGNNIYRKGEDVAELRRRVGMVFQKPNPFPKTIYENVVYGLRIQGINKKRVLDEAVEWALKGAALWDEVKDRLHESALGLSGGQQQRLVIARTIAVEPEVLLLDEPCSALDPISTLKVEELIYELKSKYTIVIVTHNMQQAARVSDYTAFMYMGKLVEFGDTDTLFTNPAKKQTEDYITGRYG; from the coding sequence ATGCAGCATGAATCCCACGCCCACGGCATCGACATGTCGGCCCTGGGCCGCGACAAGCAGAGCCTGCGCCTGGCTGAAGAGACCGTGGCCATCGAAGTACCCGGCCTGTCCCTGTTCTACGGCGACAAGCAAGCACTGTTCGACGTCAGCATGAACATCCCCAAGCAGCGCGTGACCGCCTTCATCGGCCCGTCCGGCTGCGGCAAGTCCACGCTGCTGCGCACCTTCAACCGCATGAACGACCTGGTCGACGGCTGCCGTGTCGAAGGCGCCATCAACCTGTACGGCAACAACATCTACCGCAAGGGCGAGGACGTGGCCGAGCTGCGTCGCCGCGTGGGCATGGTGTTCCAGAAGCCCAACCCGTTCCCCAAGACCATCTACGAGAACGTGGTCTACGGCCTGCGTATCCAGGGCATCAACAAGAAGCGCGTGCTCGACGAGGCGGTCGAGTGGGCGCTGAAGGGCGCGGCCCTGTGGGATGAGGTCAAGGACCGCCTGCACGAGTCGGCGCTGGGCCTGTCCGGTGGCCAGCAGCAGCGTCTGGTGATCGCCCGTACCATTGCCGTTGAGCCGGAAGTGCTGTTGCTCGACGAACCGTGCTCGGCACTGGACCCGATCTCGACGCTGAAGGTCGAAGAGCTGATCTACGAACTGAAATCCAAGTACACCATCGTCATCGTGACCCACAACATGCAGCAGGCGGCCCGTGTTTCGGACTACACCGCCTTCATGTACATGGGCAAACTGGTCGAATTCGGTGATACCGACACCCTGTTCACCAACCCGGCGAAGAAGCAGACCGAAGACTACATCACCGGTCGCTACGGCTAA
- the pstA gene encoding phosphate ABC transporter permease PstA: MKKDSLKGWFKSGAPGVWISGGAVAMAVIMTVGLLAVIAVRGLGHFWPADLVQATYKVPGQADHIVIGEVVQKEEVPRERLKGAGLPVPDQGPEFMTRELIKVGNRDLNGSDFTWVVGEWLVDQQKPADLIALERREWGNFYGYLVSVKEEGRVVAQGPEAWNELQARLKRASQLNDQLVKLEKKDIGAINHGLERLRLHGRKLELDGKLDAAAQADMDAERAELNNRYKAIEERLNGLHQEFARDSLVARDGNGREVEINLSKVVHAIQPNAMSGFTKMGAYFAKVWEFLSDDPREANTEGGIFPAIFGTVMMTLIMAVIVTPFGVLAAVYLREYARQGPVTRLIRIAVNNLAGVPAIVYGVFGLGFFVYVLGGSIDRLFFPESLPAPTLGTPGLLWASLTLALLAVPVVIVATEEGLARIPRTVREGSLALGATKAETLWKIVLPMASPAMMTGMILAVARAAGEVAPLMLVGVVKLAPSLPVDGNYPYLHLDQKIMHLGFHIYDVGFQSPNVEAARPLVYATALLLVLVIATLNLSAVWIRNHLREKYKALDH; encoded by the coding sequence GTGAAAAAGGATTCCCTCAAAGGCTGGTTCAAGAGCGGCGCCCCCGGCGTCTGGATCAGTGGCGGCGCGGTGGCCATGGCGGTCATCATGACCGTCGGCCTGCTGGCCGTGATCGCCGTGCGCGGCCTGGGCCACTTCTGGCCGGCCGACCTGGTCCAGGCCACCTACAAGGTGCCGGGCCAGGCTGACCACATCGTCATCGGTGAAGTGGTGCAGAAGGAAGAAGTGCCCCGCGAACGCCTCAAGGGTGCCGGCCTGCCGGTGCCCGACCAAGGCCCGGAGTTCATGACCCGTGAGCTGATCAAGGTCGGTAACCGCGACCTCAACGGCAGCGACTTCACCTGGGTGGTCGGCGAGTGGCTGGTCGACCAGCAGAAACCTGCCGACCTGATCGCCCTGGAGCGCCGCGAATGGGGCAACTTCTACGGCTACCTGGTCAGCGTCAAGGAAGAAGGCCGCGTGGTCGCCCAGGGGCCAGAAGCCTGGAACGAGCTGCAGGCCCGCCTCAAGCGCGCCAGCCAACTCAACGACCAACTGGTGAAGCTCGAGAAGAAGGACATCGGTGCCATCAACCACGGCCTGGAGCGCCTGCGCCTGCATGGCCGCAAGCTGGAACTGGACGGCAAGCTCGACGCCGCCGCCCAGGCCGACATGGACGCCGAGCGCGCCGAGCTGAACAACCGCTACAAGGCCATCGAAGAGCGCCTCAACGGCCTGCACCAGGAATTCGCCCGCGACAGCCTGGTAGCCCGCGACGGCAACGGCCGCGAAGTGGAGATCAACCTGAGCAAGGTGGTCCACGCCATCCAGCCGAACGCCATGTCCGGCTTTACCAAGATGGGCGCCTACTTCGCCAAGGTGTGGGAGTTCCTCAGCGACGATCCGCGTGAGGCCAACACCGAAGGCGGTATCTTCCCGGCCATCTTCGGCACCGTGATGATGACCCTGATCATGGCGGTGATCGTCACCCCGTTCGGCGTGCTGGCTGCCGTCTACCTGCGTGAATACGCCAGGCAGGGCCCGGTGACCCGGTTGATCCGCATCGCCGTGAACAACCTCGCCGGCGTCCCGGCGATCGTCTACGGCGTGTTCGGCCTGGGCTTCTTCGTCTACGTGCTGGGCGGCTCGATCGACCGGCTGTTCTTCCCCGAGTCGCTGCCGGCACCTACGCTGGGTACGCCGGGCCTGCTGTGGGCTTCGCTGACCCTGGCGCTGCTGGCCGTGCCGGTGGTGATCGTGGCCACCGAGGAAGGCCTGGCGCGTATTCCGCGCACGGTACGCGAAGGCTCGCTGGCCCTGGGCGCGACCAAGGCCGAGACGCTGTGGAAGATCGTTCTGCCGATGGCCAGCCCGGCCATGATGACTGGCATGATCCTCGCCGTGGCCCGCGCCGCCGGCGAAGTGGCCCCGCTGATGCTGGTGGGTGTGGTGAAGCTGGCGCCATCGCTGCCGGTGGACGGCAACTACCCGTACCTGCACCTGGACCAGAAGATCATGCACCTGGGCTTCCACATCTACGACGTCGGCTTCCAGAGCCCCAACGTCGAGGCCGCACGGCCGCTGGTGTACGCCACCGCGCTGCTGCTGGTGCTGGTGATCGCCACCCTCAACCTCTCGGCGGTGTGGATCCGTAACCACCTGCGCGAGAAGTACAAGGCCCTGGACCACTGA
- a CDS encoding ABC transporter permease subunit, with amino-acid sequence MNDLANSTMTQNSPPVRIDFNTPELQRKRRLRALKDRLTRWYVLVGGLAVLAAITLIFFYLAYVVLPLFQGATLTSKKALEPTWLQQDAGKPLLIALEEQNLVGMRVSDKGQALFFDTKTGNELKRVDLPLPAGAQVSSISTDQPGSPLVVVGLSNGQALVFHHTYKITYPDNKKTIEAGIDFPYGQDLFTLDDQGRALEHVSVNVNGDTLLLAGSTGAHLQVIELSRTENMMTDEVTVEQNRIELPQMTEVVKNIFIDPRQQWLYVVNGRATADVFSLRDKSLNGRYKLLEDGNAEITATAQLVGGISLIFGDSKGGLSQWFMARDPDGESRFKLIRSFQLGKAPVVQIDAEERRKGFIALDSEGKLGVFHSTAHRTLLVEPVAEGAGILALSPRANRIIIEQGNKLLPLSLKNPHPEVSFSALWGKVWYENYDEPKYVWQSTASNTDFEPKLSLSPLTFGTLKAAFYAMILAAPLAIAAAIYTAYFMAPGMRRKVKPVIELMEAMPTVILGFFAGLFLAPYLEGHLPGVFSLFVIMPVGILLAGFSWSRLPESIRLRIPDGWEAAILIPVILVIGWFALYMSPFLESWFFAGDMRLWITNDLGITYDQRNALVVGIAMGFAVIPNIYSIAEDAVFSVPRSLTLGSLALGATPWQTLTRVVILTASPGIFSALMIGMGRAVGETMIVLMATGNTPVMELNLFEGMRTLAANVAVEMPESEVGGSHYRVLFLAALVLLLFTFVMNTLAELIRQRLRKKYSSL; translated from the coding sequence ATGAATGATCTGGCCAACTCCACAATGACCCAAAATTCTCCTCCGGTGCGCATTGACTTCAATACGCCCGAGTTGCAACGCAAGCGCCGCCTGCGCGCCCTCAAGGACCGTCTGACCCGCTGGTACGTCCTGGTGGGCGGGCTTGCCGTGCTGGCAGCGATCACGCTGATCTTCTTCTACCTGGCCTATGTGGTGCTGCCGCTGTTCCAGGGCGCCACGCTTACCAGCAAGAAGGCGCTGGAGCCGACCTGGCTGCAGCAGGACGCCGGTAAACCGCTGTTGATCGCCCTCGAGGAACAGAACCTCGTGGGTATGCGTGTATCCGACAAGGGCCAGGCCCTGTTCTTCGATACCAAGACCGGCAACGAACTGAAGCGTGTCGACCTGCCGCTGCCGGCCGGCGCCCAGGTCAGCTCGATCAGCACCGACCAGCCGGGCAGCCCGCTGGTGGTGGTGGGCCTGTCCAACGGCCAGGCGCTGGTGTTCCACCACACCTACAAGATCACCTATCCGGACAACAAGAAGACCATCGAGGCGGGCATCGACTTCCCCTATGGTCAGGACCTGTTCACCCTGGATGACCAAGGCCGCGCGCTGGAGCATGTGAGCGTCAACGTCAACGGCGATACCTTGTTGCTGGCCGGTTCCACCGGTGCGCACCTGCAGGTGATCGAACTGTCGCGCACCGAGAACATGATGACCGACGAGGTCACTGTCGAGCAGAACCGTATCGAACTGCCGCAGATGACCGAGGTGGTGAAGAACATCTTCATCGACCCGCGCCAGCAGTGGCTGTACGTGGTCAACGGTCGCGCCACTGCCGACGTGTTCAGCCTGCGCGACAAGAGCCTCAACGGCCGTTACAAGCTGCTCGAGGACGGCAACGCCGAGATCACCGCGACCGCCCAGCTGGTCGGTGGCATCTCGCTGATCTTCGGTGACTCCAAGGGTGGTCTGAGCCAGTGGTTCATGGCCCGCGACCCCGATGGCGAGTCGCGCTTCAAGTTGATCCGCAGCTTCCAGCTGGGCAAGGCCCCGGTGGTGCAGATCGACGCCGAGGAGCGCCGCAAGGGCTTCATCGCCCTGGACAGCGAAGGCAAGCTCGGCGTGTTCCACAGCACCGCGCACCGCACCCTGCTGGTCGAGCCGGTCGCCGAAGGCGCGGGCATCCTCGCCCTGTCGCCGCGCGCCAACCGCATCATCATCGAGCAAGGCAACAAGCTGCTGCCGCTGAGCCTGAAGAACCCGCACCCGGAAGTCTCCTTCAGCGCGCTGTGGGGCAAGGTCTGGTACGAGAACTACGACGAACCCAAGTACGTCTGGCAGTCGACCGCCTCGAACACCGACTTCGAACCCAAGCTGAGCCTGTCGCCGCTGACCTTCGGTACGCTCAAGGCCGCGTTCTACGCGATGATCCTGGCTGCCCCGCTGGCCATCGCCGCCGCCATCTACACCGCCTACTTCATGGCCCCGGGCATGCGCCGCAAGGTCAAGCCGGTGATCGAGCTGATGGAAGCGATGCCGACGGTGATCCTCGGCTTCTTCGCCGGCCTGTTCCTCGCGCCGTACCTCGAAGGCCACCTGCCGGGCGTGTTCAGCCTGTTCGTGATCATGCCGGTCGGTATCCTGCTCGCCGGCTTCAGCTGGAGCCGCCTGCCGGAGTCGATCCGCCTGCGCATCCCGGATGGCTGGGAAGCGGCGATCCTGATCCCGGTGATCCTGGTGATCGGTTGGTTCGCCCTGTACATGAGCCCGTTCCTCGAGAGCTGGTTCTTCGCTGGCGACATGCGCCTGTGGATCACCAACGATCTGGGGATCACCTATGACCAGCGCAACGCCCTGGTAGTGGGTATCGCCATGGGCTTCGCGGTCATCCCGAACATCTACTCCATCGCCGAGGACGCCGTGTTCAGCGTGCCGCGCAGCCTGACCCTGGGCTCGCTGGCCCTGGGCGCGACGCCATGGCAAACCCTGACCCGCGTGGTCATCCTCACCGCCAGCCCGGGCATCTTCTCGGCGCTGATGATCGGCATGGGCCGTGCGGTGGGTGAGACCATGATCGTGCTGATGGCCACCGGCAACACCCCGGTGATGGAGCTGAACCTGTTCGAGGGCATGCGCACCCTGGCCGCCAACGTGGCTGTGGAAATGCCCGAATCGGAAGTCGGCGGCAGCCACTATCGTGTGCTGTTCCTCGCCGCCCTCGTGCTGCTGTTGTTCACCTTCGTGATGAACACCTTGGCCGAGCTGATTCGCCAGCGCCTGCGCAAGAAATACTCGTCGCTTTGA
- a CDS encoding phosphate ABC transporter substrate-binding protein PstS, whose protein sequence is MKLKRLMAALTFAAAGVAAANAVAAVDPAIPTYTKTTGVSGNLSSVGSDTLANLMTLWAEAYKKEYPNVNIQIQAAGSSTAPPALTEGTANLGPMSRKMKDVELQAFEQKYGYKPTAIPVAVDALAVFVHKDNPIKGLTMAQVDAIFSSTRLCGGKADVKTWGDLGVTGDLANKPVQLFGRNSVSGTYGYFKEEALCKGDFKPNVNEQPGSASVVQSISSSLNGIGYSGIGYKTASVKTVALAKKEGGAFVEDNEANALNGTYPLSRFLYVYVNKAPNKPLAPLEAEFVKLVLSQAGQQVVVKDGYIPLPAKVVDKTLADLGLSHAGNVAKK, encoded by the coding sequence ATGAAACTGAAGCGTTTGATGGCGGCCCTGACCTTTGCCGCCGCTGGCGTCGCTGCCGCCAATGCGGTCGCCGCTGTCGATCCTGCAATCCCGACCTACACCAAGACCACCGGTGTTTCGGGCAACCTCTCCAGCGTCGGTTCCGACACCCTCGCGAACCTGATGACCCTGTGGGCCGAGGCCTACAAGAAGGAATATCCGAACGTAAACATCCAGATCCAGGCCGCTGGCTCCTCGACCGCGCCACCCGCCCTGACCGAAGGCACCGCCAACCTGGGCCCGATGAGCCGCAAGATGAAGGACGTCGAGCTGCAGGCGTTCGAGCAGAAGTACGGCTACAAGCCGACTGCCATCCCGGTTGCCGTTGACGCCCTGGCTGTCTTCGTTCACAAGGACAACCCGATCAAAGGCCTGACCATGGCCCAGGTCGACGCCATCTTCTCCTCCACCCGTCTGTGCGGTGGCAAAGCCGACGTCAAGACCTGGGGCGACCTGGGCGTGACCGGCGACCTGGCCAACAAGCCAGTTCAGCTGTTCGGCCGTAACTCGGTATCCGGCACCTACGGCTACTTCAAGGAAGAAGCCCTGTGCAAAGGCGACTTCAAGCCTAACGTCAACGAACAACCTGGCTCGGCATCGGTCGTGCAGTCGATCAGCTCCTCGCTGAACGGCATCGGTTACTCGGGCATCGGCTACAAGACCGCCAGCGTCAAGACCGTGGCCCTGGCCAAGAAAGAAGGCGGCGCGTTCGTCGAAGACAACGAAGCCAACGCCCTGAACGGTACCTACCCGCTGTCGCGCTTCCTCTACGTCTACGTCAACAAGGCCCCGAACAAGCCTCTGGCCCCGCTGGAAGCCGAGTTCGTCAAGCTGGTGCTGTCGCAGGCCGGCCAGCAAGTTGTCGTGAAGGACGGCTACATCCCGCTGCCAGCCAAGGTGGTCGACAAGACCCTGGCCGACCTGGGCCTGTCCCACGCGGGTAACGTTGCAAAGAAGTAA
- a CDS encoding MFS transporter: MTSVQSSIEQPSRPLSRSDYKTLSLSALGGALEFYDFIIFVFFATVVGKLFFPADMPEWLRLMQTFGIFAAGYLARPLGGIVMAHFGDLLGRKKMFTLSIFMMAVPTLVMGLLPTYAQIGLWAPILLLLMRVIQGAAIGGEVPGAWVFVSEHVPARNTGYACGTLTAGLTSGILLGSLVATLINTIYSPEEVADYAWRIPFLLGGVFGFFAVYLRRWLHETPVFAEMQARKALAEELPLRAVLRDHRGAIILSMLLTWLLSAGIVVIILMTPALLQSLYHVSPTDSLKANSLAIVLLSLGCVGAGSLADRFGAGRVFIVGSLALLVSSWAFYHSLPTRPDLLFPLYALTGLCVGIVGAVPYVMVKAFPPVVRFSGLSFSYNLAYAIFGGLTPMVVTALLKFSPMAPAYYVACLCAVGLLVGIYLLARKR, encoded by the coding sequence ATGACCTCCGTGCAGAGCAGTATCGAGCAGCCGTCCCGGCCGTTGTCCCGCAGTGACTACAAGACTCTCTCGCTGTCCGCCCTGGGCGGTGCCCTGGAGTTCTACGACTTCATCATCTTCGTGTTCTTCGCCACTGTGGTGGGCAAGCTGTTCTTCCCCGCCGACATGCCCGAATGGCTGCGCCTGATGCAGACCTTCGGCATCTTCGCCGCCGGCTACCTGGCGCGGCCATTGGGCGGCATCGTCATGGCCCACTTTGGCGACCTGCTCGGACGCAAGAAGATGTTCACCCTGAGCATTTTCATGATGGCCGTGCCGACCCTGGTGATGGGGCTGCTGCCCACCTATGCGCAGATTGGCCTGTGGGCGCCGATCCTGCTGCTGTTGATGCGGGTTATCCAAGGGGCGGCCATCGGTGGCGAGGTGCCGGGGGCCTGGGTGTTCGTCTCCGAGCACGTGCCGGCGCGCAACACCGGCTATGCCTGCGGCACCCTGACCGCCGGCCTGACCTCGGGCATCCTGCTTGGCTCGCTGGTGGCGACGCTGATCAACACGATCTACAGCCCCGAGGAGGTGGCGGACTACGCCTGGCGTATCCCGTTCCTGCTCGGTGGCGTGTTCGGCTTCTTCGCGGTCTACCTGCGTCGCTGGCTGCATGAAACCCCGGTGTTCGCCGAGATGCAGGCGCGCAAGGCCCTGGCCGAGGAGCTGCCGCTGCGCGCGGTGCTGCGTGATCATCGCGGTGCGATCATCCTGTCGATGCTGCTCACCTGGCTGCTGTCGGCCGGCATCGTGGTGATCATCCTCATGACCCCAGCGTTGCTGCAGAGCCTCTACCACGTCAGCCCCACCGACTCGCTCAAGGCCAATAGCCTGGCCATCGTGCTGCTCAGCCTGGGCTGCGTCGGCGCTGGCAGCCTGGCCGACCGTTTCGGTGCCGGGCGGGTGTTCATCGTCGGCAGCCTGGCGCTTCTGGTGTCGTCCTGGGCCTTCTACCATAGCCTGCCGACCCGCCCGGACCTGCTGTTCCCGCTCTATGCGTTGACTGGCCTGTGCGTTGGGATCGTCGGCGCCGTGCCTTACGTGATGGTCAAGGCGTTCCCGCCTGTCGTGCGCTTCAGCGGCCTGTCGTTCTCCTACAACCTCGCCTACGCGATCTTCGGTGGCCTCACGCCGATGGTGGTGACCGCGTTGCTCAAGTTCAGCCCGATGGCACCCGCCTATTACGTCGCGTGCCTGTGCGCCGTTGGTCTGCTGGTGGGCATCTATCTGCTCGCGCGCAAACGCTGA
- a CDS encoding acyl-CoA thioesterase, producing the protein MIELEQEDPIPQGDLALQITALPRETNGFGDIFGGWLVAQMDLAGTAMASRVAGGRVATVAIDRMAFLVPVAVGAQLSFYTQTLEIGRSSIQMMVEVWSDDPLSSEWRKVTEAVFVFVAIDGSGRTRSVPRR; encoded by the coding sequence ATGATTGAGCTCGAACAAGAAGATCCTATCCCGCAAGGCGACCTGGCCTTGCAGATCACCGCGCTGCCACGTGAGACCAACGGTTTCGGCGATATCTTCGGCGGCTGGCTGGTCGCCCAGATGGACCTGGCCGGCACCGCCATGGCCAGCCGTGTCGCCGGAGGCCGAGTGGCCACGGTAGCCATCGACCGCATGGCGTTCCTGGTCCCGGTGGCCGTGGGCGCGCAGCTGTCCTTCTATACCCAGACCCTGGAAATCGGCCGCAGCTCGATCCAGATGATGGTCGAGGTATGGAGCGACGACCCCCTGTCCAGCGAATGGCGCAAGGTTACCGAGGCGGTGTTCGTGTTCGTCGCCATCGATGGCAGTGGTCGCACCCGTTCCGTACCTCGTCGCTGA